A single region of the Polycladomyces zharkentensis genome encodes:
- the ssuD gene encoding FMNH2-dependent alkanesulfonate monooxygenase — MNIFWFIPTHGDGRYLGTAKGGRAVDYSYMKQLAQAVDHLGYEGALLPTGRSCEDAWVVASSLLSVTRRMRFLVAVRPGLMSPSAAARMAATFDRLSGGRLLVNVVTGGDPVELAGDGIHLDHDTRYELTDEFLTVWREEMQGKEVVFRGRHLDIRGGKLLFPPVQTPYPPLYFGGSSPAALKVAAKHVDVYLTWGEPPAQVAQKIEQVRKLAEEQGRTLRFGIRLHVIVRETEQEAWDAANRLIRYVDDKVIQASKRVLSRYDSVGQQRMSQLNGFTRTNLEVSPNLWAGVGLVRGGAGTALVGDPRTVAERMREYAALGIDTFILSGYPHLEEAYRVAELLFPELPLQNVPSVPKQHILSPFGEIVANDHFPKERKGVVADDLRLSTAENG; from the coding sequence ATGAACATCTTTTGGTTTATTCCCACTCACGGAGATGGCCGTTACCTGGGGACCGCAAAGGGTGGGCGTGCCGTCGATTATTCTTATATGAAACAACTGGCCCAGGCGGTGGACCACCTGGGATACGAAGGTGCGCTTCTGCCCACGGGGCGTTCCTGCGAAGACGCGTGGGTGGTGGCTTCTTCTCTGTTGTCCGTCACCCGGCGCATGCGTTTTCTGGTCGCAGTCCGACCCGGCTTGATGTCCCCGTCTGCAGCGGCGCGCATGGCCGCCACCTTTGACCGTCTGTCCGGGGGGCGTCTGCTCGTCAACGTGGTGACGGGAGGTGATCCTGTCGAATTGGCGGGGGACGGCATTCACCTGGATCATGATACGCGTTATGAACTGACCGACGAATTCCTGACTGTCTGGCGGGAAGAGATGCAGGGCAAAGAGGTCGTGTTCCGAGGGCGTCATCTGGATATCCGGGGCGGCAAATTGCTTTTCCCGCCGGTACAAACCCCTTATCCCCCCCTGTACTTCGGCGGGTCTTCCCCGGCGGCATTAAAAGTGGCGGCCAAACATGTGGATGTCTACCTCACTTGGGGTGAACCGCCGGCCCAAGTGGCTCAAAAGATTGAACAAGTTCGCAAACTGGCCGAAGAACAGGGAAGAACGTTACGTTTCGGAATCCGCCTGCACGTGATCGTCCGGGAAACGGAACAGGAAGCCTGGGATGCCGCCAACCGTTTGATCCGGTATGTGGATGACAAAGTGATCCAAGCATCGAAACGGGTCCTTTCCCGATACGATTCCGTCGGACAGCAGCGCATGTCGCAACTGAACGGGTTCACGAGAACGAATTTGGAGGTGAGTCCCAATCTGTGGGCCGGAGTCGGTCTGGTTCGGGGCGGCGCCGGCACCGCGCTCGTCGGTGATCCGCGTACGGTGGCCGAACGGATGAGGGAATATGCCGCATTGGGAATCGATACGTTTATTTTGTCGGGTTACCCTCATTTGGAAGAGGCTTACCGGGTGGCGGAACTGCTCTTCCCGGAATTGCCCCTTCAGAATGTCCCTTCCGTCCCGAAGCAACATATCCTCAGCCCGTTCGGGGAAATCGTCGCCAACGATCACTTTCCAAAAGAGCGGAAAGGAGTGGTTGCCGATGATCTGCGGCTTTCAACTGCGGAAAACGGTTAA
- the ssuC gene encoding aliphatic sulfonate ABC transporter permease SsuC has product MICGFQLRKTVKPLIPWSVPIVLVMVWQLLGNIGWISTRTLPQPTDVVLAAIRLTESGELFRYIGDSTSRALWGLAIGGSIGLVLGFLNGLFPVAERLLDTTVQMLRNIPHLALIPLAILWFGIGEEVKLFLVALGVFFPIYLNTFHGIRSVDPGLVEMGKVYGLRGWMLFRKVMLPGAMPSILVGLRYSLGIMWLTLIVAETVSSDTGIGYMAMNAREFMQMDVVVLSILLYALLGKLADVLAKGLERRCLRWRVSR; this is encoded by the coding sequence ATGATCTGCGGCTTTCAACTGCGGAAAACGGTTAAACCGTTGATTCCCTGGAGTGTCCCCATCGTACTGGTGATGGTGTGGCAATTGCTGGGGAATATCGGCTGGATTTCCACGCGAACACTGCCTCAGCCGACCGATGTCGTACTGGCGGCCATTCGCCTGACCGAATCAGGTGAACTGTTTCGGTATATCGGGGACAGTACCTCCCGGGCATTGTGGGGGTTGGCGATTGGGGGCAGCATTGGATTGGTTTTGGGCTTTTTGAACGGTCTTTTTCCTGTCGCGGAGCGGCTGTTGGACACCACTGTCCAGATGCTCCGCAATATCCCGCATCTTGCCTTGATTCCGCTGGCGATTTTGTGGTTCGGCATCGGGGAGGAAGTCAAACTGTTTCTCGTTGCGCTGGGTGTGTTTTTCCCGATTTACCTGAACACTTTTCACGGGATCCGTTCTGTCGATCCGGGACTCGTCGAAATGGGGAAAGTTTACGGCCTTCGGGGGTGGATGCTCTTTCGGAAGGTGATGTTGCCGGGGGCAATGCCCTCCATTCTGGTGGGGTTAAGGTATTCCCTCGGGATCATGTGGTTGACCCTGATCGTGGCAGAAACCGTCTCTTCCGACACCGGCATCGGGTATATGGCGATGAATGCTCGGGAGTTTATGCAGATGGACGTGGTGGTGTTGAGCATTTTGCTGTACGCATTACTCGGCAAGCTGGCCGATGTGCTGGCCAAGGGTCTGGAGCGCCGTTGCCTGCGGTGGCGGGTCAGCCGATAA
- a CDS encoding ABC transporter ATP-binding protein, with the protein MAKMVSGARLEIDGLQKRFGDRLVLRHIHLHIKSGEFVAIVGRSGCGKSTLLRLIAGLETPTVGVVAMDGEPVRGLNPSARVMFQEHRLLPWLTVADNVALGVSQNREEVEKRTAEALRQVGLAQYGGEWPAVLSGGQRQRVALARALVSRPRLLLLDEPLGALDALTKIEMQQLIEQLWQEQGFTTLLVTHDVEEAVALADRVVLLEDGRIVMDLPIVLPRPRRRGSAKFASLVGKILDRIMKTADTVRHSNQG; encoded by the coding sequence ATGGCGAAAATGGTTTCAGGTGCCCGACTGGAGATCGACGGATTGCAAAAGCGATTCGGTGATCGTCTGGTTTTGCGTCATATCCACCTCCATATAAAGTCGGGTGAATTCGTGGCCATCGTCGGAAGATCCGGGTGCGGGAAGAGTACCTTGTTGCGCCTGATTGCGGGATTGGAAACACCGACGGTCGGGGTGGTCGCGATGGACGGTGAACCCGTTCGGGGCTTGAACCCGTCCGCACGGGTGATGTTTCAAGAGCATCGTCTCCTGCCGTGGTTAACGGTAGCGGACAACGTGGCATTGGGAGTGTCACAAAATCGGGAGGAAGTGGAGAAGCGGACAGCAGAAGCGCTCCGTCAAGTGGGACTGGCCCAATACGGCGGGGAATGGCCTGCCGTACTGTCCGGCGGTCAACGTCAACGAGTTGCCCTGGCCCGGGCGTTGGTCAGCCGTCCGCGGTTGCTGTTGCTGGATGAACCTTTGGGCGCGTTGGATGCACTGACGAAGATTGAAATGCAGCAGCTGATCGAGCAGTTGTGGCAGGAGCAGGGATTTACCACCCTGTTGGTCACCCACGATGTGGAAGAAGCGGTGGCGCTGGCCGATCGGGTGGTGTTGCTGGAAGATGGCAGAATCGTGATGGATTTGCCGATTGTGCTTCCGAGACCGCGACGCCGGGGCAGTGCCAAGTTCGCTTCGCTGGTCGGCAAGATTCTGGATCGGATCATGAAGACGGCGGACACCGTCCGCCATTCAAACCAAGGGTGA
- a CDS encoding carbon-nitrogen hydrolase family protein: protein MKLRVSAVQYDLHTIRSFEDFAKQSEHYIKTAEEFGAEFVLFPEFFTTQLMSIGDKKGNALTINDLPDFTEQYRDLFSSLAKQTNMHIIGGTHVIRKGDRLYNVAHLFYPDGRIAEQPKLHITPTEVKEWKMTPGESLQVFATDKGTIAILTCYDIEFPEIVRMAKARGADVIFCPSCTDDRHGFHRVRYSCHARAVENQVYVVTTGTVGSLPTVDFMRANFGQAAIITPNDIPFPPRGILAEGEINDDMIVTADLDLELLYQVRESGSVTTWRDRRTDLYPDWK from the coding sequence ATGAAACTGAGAGTGTCAGCAGTCCAATATGATCTTCATACAATCCGATCATTTGAAGATTTCGCCAAGCAATCGGAGCATTATATTAAAACAGCAGAGGAGTTTGGCGCTGAGTTTGTATTATTCCCCGAGTTTTTTACGACTCAATTGATGTCCATTGGTGACAAAAAAGGAAATGCATTAACAATCAATGATTTACCCGATTTTACAGAGCAGTATCGGGATTTGTTTTCATCCTTGGCGAAACAAACGAATATGCACATTATTGGAGGAACCCATGTCATCCGCAAAGGAGACCGGTTATACAACGTTGCTCATTTGTTCTATCCGGATGGAAGGATTGCGGAACAACCAAAGCTTCATATCACGCCAACGGAAGTGAAGGAATGGAAAATGACTCCCGGCGAAAGCCTGCAGGTATTTGCGACCGATAAGGGAACAATCGCCATCTTAACCTGCTATGACATCGAATTTCCGGAAATCGTTCGAATGGCCAAAGCCAGGGGAGCTGATGTAATTTTCTGTCCATCTTGTACCGATGATCGTCATGGGTTCCATCGTGTCCGTTACTCCTGCCATGCAAGAGCGGTGGAAAACCAAGTCTATGTCGTAACCACGGGAACGGTAGGTTCCCTTCCCACGGTTGACTTTATGCGGGCGAATTTTGGACAAGCGGCGATTATTACGCCAAACGATATTCCGTTCCCTCCCCGGGGCATCTTGGCGGAAGGAGAAATCAATGATGATATGATTGTAACGGCTGATCTCGATTTGGAACTGTTATATCAGGTTCGTGAAAGTGGTTCCGTCACCACGTGGCGTGATCGGCGTACGGATCTCTATCCGGATTGGAAATAA
- a CDS encoding GNAT family N-acetyltransferase, protein MYRKAFYVFDQDRPVPAVIRNYEERDFADLIRVQQESFPPPFPSELWWNTEQLKNHVTLFPEGALCVEVNGEIAGSMTGLIVDFDPDHPEHTWEEITDNGYIRNHDPNGNTLYVVDICVRPSYRKLGLGKWLMFSMYDVVVHKRLERLLGGGRMPGYHRKADEMTAEQYLEAVVKGELRDPVITFLLRCGRTPVKVVANYLEDEESCNYATLMEWKNPFY, encoded by the coding sequence TTGTATCGAAAAGCGTTTTATGTTTTTGACCAAGATCGGCCTGTCCCGGCGGTCATCCGAAATTATGAGGAAAGGGACTTTGCGGATTTGATTCGTGTTCAACAGGAAAGTTTTCCTCCTCCGTTCCCGTCCGAGTTATGGTGGAACACGGAACAGCTGAAAAACCATGTTACGCTGTTTCCGGAGGGAGCCTTGTGTGTTGAGGTGAACGGTGAAATCGCGGGATCAATGACGGGGTTGATTGTTGACTTTGACCCCGACCATCCGGAACATACGTGGGAAGAGATCACTGATAACGGGTATATTCGTAACCATGATCCAAACGGAAATACGCTCTATGTTGTTGATATTTGCGTGCGCCCCTCCTATCGAAAATTGGGGTTGGGAAAATGGTTGATGTTCTCCATGTATGATGTCGTGGTTCACAAGAGGTTGGAACGGTTGTTGGGCGGAGGGAGAATGCCGGGCTATCATCGAAAAGCGGATGAGATGACAGCGGAACAATACCTCGAAGCTGTAGTTAAAGGGGAATTGAGGGACCCTGTTATTACCTTCCTGCTTCGCTGTGGCCGTACCCCTGTGAAAGTGGTGGCTAACTATTTGGAGGATGAAGAGTCGTGTAACTACGCAACACTGATGGAATGGAAAAATCCTTTTTATTAA
- a CDS encoding 3-hydroxyacyl-CoA dehydrogenase/enoyl-CoA hydratase family protein, producing the protein MGEEESVLANIKRAAVIGAGVMGAAIAGHLANVGIPTLLLDIVPREETEEEKQKGLTLQDPPVRNRLAVAGKERLLKEKPSPIYHKDVLELITPGNLEDDLDKLSEVDWIIEAVVENLAIKQQLFANIEKVWKTGTIVSSNTSGISIHAMVEGRSEAFRRHFLGTHFFNPPRYMKLLEIIPTEDTDPAIVDKMKVFAESVLGKGVVMAKDTPNFIANRIGVYGTLVTLQAMLEQNLGPDEVDAITGPVMGRPKSATFRTLDLVGLDTFVHVAENVRANVNDPEEKAAFEVPNVLKEMVSRNWLGEKSGQGFFKKVKTDKGKEILALDLATMQYRPRKKLKASSLEMAKRAKTLPEKLRTLVYADDPAGKFAWHIFKKVLLYAAARIPVIADDIVSVDKAMKWGFNWELGPFEAWDAIGVERSVARMREEGETIPPLVEELLASGYTSFYAREKGEAPRVFAIGGKFVGVEEHPKTIDLARLKEQNKVIRSNKGASLIDIGDDVALLEFHSPKNAIGADIIAMINAAVKEVSANYRGLVIGNQGTHFCVGANLMLILMEAQDHNWPELDLMVRQFQKAMGSLRYLDKPVVAAPFGMTLGGGVEVCLPCDRIQAAAETYMGLVEVGVGLIPGGGGNKEMLLRWMEGADPKDRVTLQPLVNHVFEVIGTAKVSTSAREARDYRFLRPEDGITINTDHLLYDAKQTVLAMDRAGYRPPQPKKIPVVGETGYNVLRLGAYTMLQSGYITEHDYKIASKLAYVLAGGNVPEGTLVTEEYLLDLEREAFLSLCGEPKSQQRMQYMLTKNKPLRN; encoded by the coding sequence ATGGGAGAGGAGGAATCCGTTTTGGCGAACATCAAACGAGCGGCCGTCATCGGTGCGGGCGTGATGGGAGCGGCCATTGCGGGACATCTGGCCAATGTGGGGATTCCCACCTTGCTGTTGGATATTGTTCCTCGGGAGGAGACGGAGGAAGAGAAGCAAAAAGGTCTCACCCTCCAGGACCCGCCGGTGCGCAACCGGCTTGCGGTGGCCGGGAAAGAACGGCTGTTGAAGGAAAAGCCGTCTCCGATCTATCACAAGGATGTCTTGGAGTTGATCACTCCGGGCAACTTGGAGGATGATCTCGACAAATTATCCGAGGTGGATTGGATCATCGAAGCGGTCGTAGAGAATCTGGCGATCAAACAACAACTGTTTGCAAACATCGAAAAAGTGTGGAAAACCGGGACGATCGTCAGTTCCAACACATCAGGGATTTCCATTCATGCCATGGTGGAAGGACGTTCGGAAGCGTTTCGCCGTCATTTCCTCGGCACTCACTTCTTCAATCCGCCGCGGTACATGAAACTGCTGGAGATTATCCCGACCGAAGATACGGACCCCGCGATCGTCGACAAGATGAAAGTGTTTGCGGAGAGCGTGCTCGGCAAAGGCGTGGTAATGGCCAAGGATACGCCCAATTTCATCGCCAACCGAATCGGCGTATACGGGACATTGGTCACCTTGCAGGCGATGTTGGAGCAGAACCTGGGACCGGACGAAGTGGACGCGATCACCGGCCCGGTGATGGGACGGCCCAAAAGCGCCACGTTCCGCACGCTGGATTTGGTTGGACTGGATACATTCGTTCATGTGGCGGAGAATGTTCGGGCCAATGTGAACGACCCCGAGGAAAAAGCGGCGTTCGAGGTGCCAAACGTGCTCAAGGAAATGGTGTCGCGAAACTGGTTGGGTGAGAAATCGGGACAAGGGTTCTTTAAAAAGGTGAAAACCGACAAAGGCAAAGAGATTCTCGCCCTGGATCTTGCGACGATGCAATACCGTCCCCGCAAAAAATTGAAAGCGTCTTCGCTGGAAATGGCGAAACGGGCCAAAACCTTGCCGGAAAAGCTGCGCACCCTGGTATATGCAGACGACCCGGCGGGAAAATTCGCTTGGCATATTTTCAAAAAGGTGTTGCTCTATGCGGCGGCGCGCATCCCGGTGATCGCCGATGACATTGTCAGCGTCGACAAAGCGATGAAATGGGGCTTCAACTGGGAGTTGGGACCCTTTGAAGCCTGGGATGCGATCGGTGTGGAACGGTCGGTCGCTCGCATGCGGGAAGAGGGAGAAACGATCCCGCCATTGGTGGAGGAACTGTTGGCCTCCGGTTACACGTCGTTCTACGCCCGTGAGAAAGGCGAGGCTCCCCGGGTGTTTGCAATCGGCGGAAAGTTTGTCGGCGTGGAGGAACATCCGAAAACGATCGATCTGGCCCGCTTGAAAGAGCAGAACAAGGTGATCCGTTCCAACAAGGGTGCCTCGTTGATCGACATCGGGGACGATGTGGCGCTGTTGGAGTTCCATTCGCCCAAAAATGCGATCGGCGCCGATATCATCGCCATGATCAACGCGGCGGTCAAAGAGGTGTCGGCCAACTACCGCGGATTGGTCATCGGTAACCAAGGGACTCATTTCTGCGTGGGAGCCAACCTGATGCTGATTTTGATGGAAGCGCAGGATCATAACTGGCCTGAGTTGGACCTGATGGTGCGCCAGTTCCAAAAAGCGATGGGTTCTCTGCGCTACCTCGACAAACCGGTGGTAGCAGCGCCGTTCGGCATGACCCTCGGCGGCGGAGTGGAAGTGTGTCTGCCGTGCGACCGGATTCAGGCGGCGGCCGAAACCTACATGGGTCTGGTCGAGGTGGGTGTCGGCTTGATCCCCGGCGGCGGCGGCAACAAGGAGATGTTGCTGCGGTGGATGGAAGGGGCCGATCCCAAGGATCGGGTCACGTTGCAACCGTTGGTCAACCATGTGTTTGAGGTGATCGGGACGGCCAAAGTGTCCACCAGCGCGCGTGAAGCGCGGGATTACCGGTTCCTGCGTCCGGAGGACGGCATCACGATCAACACCGACCACCTGCTCTATGACGCCAAGCAAACAGTGCTGGCCATGGACCGCGCCGGTTACCGTCCGCCGCAACCGAAGAAAATCCCCGTTGTTGGCGAAACGGGATATAACGTGCTCCGTTTGGGTGCATACACGATGCTGCAATCCGGGTACATCACGGAACACGACTACAAGATCGCCAGCAAACTGGCCTACGTGTTGGCAGGCGGCAACGTGCCGGAAGGGACGCTGGTCACGGAAGAGTATCTCTTGGATCTGGAGCGCGAAGCGTTCCTCAGCTTGTGCGGCGAGCCCAAATCGCAACAGCGAATGCAGTACATGTTGACCAAAAACAAGCCGCTCCGAAACTGA
- a CDS encoding acetyl-CoA C-acetyltransferase has protein sequence MREAVIVAGVRTAVGKAHKGTLRSTRPDEMGAAVVKELLKRVPQLDPREVEDVIMGCAMPEGEQGLNIARIIALRAGLPTDVPGMTVNRFCSSGLQTIANAAEKIMCGFADVVIAGGVESMSMVPMVGYKPAPNPYLMDHMPQVYMSMGHTAEEVAKRYEVSREDQDRFAVESHRKAYEAIQSGKFRDEIVPLHVTHRTVDDNGKLQERQVVFDTDEGVRPDTSLETLAKLKPVFRVDGTVTAGNSSQTSDGAAAVLVMSAERAQQLGIQPLAVFRSFAVGGVDPDVMGIGPVKAVPKALKLAGITLDEVDLVELNEAFASQSLAVIRQLELNPDIVNVNGGAIALGHPLGCSGAKLTVTLLNELKRRGQKYGVVTMCIGGGMGAAGVFEMVQ, from the coding sequence ATGCGAGAAGCCGTCATCGTCGCGGGTGTACGCACGGCGGTCGGAAAAGCGCACAAAGGCACCTTGCGGTCGACGCGGCCGGACGAGATGGGCGCGGCCGTCGTCAAGGAGCTGTTGAAACGCGTTCCCCAGCTGGACCCCCGCGAAGTGGAAGATGTGATTATGGGTTGCGCCATGCCGGAAGGTGAGCAGGGACTCAACATCGCCCGCATCATTGCGTTGCGGGCGGGTCTGCCGACCGACGTGCCGGGCATGACGGTCAACCGGTTCTGCTCGTCGGGCCTTCAGACGATTGCCAATGCGGCGGAGAAAATTATGTGCGGGTTTGCCGATGTCGTGATTGCCGGCGGGGTGGAGAGCATGAGTATGGTACCGATGGTCGGATACAAACCCGCACCCAACCCTTACCTGATGGATCATATGCCGCAAGTCTACATGTCAATGGGGCATACGGCGGAAGAAGTGGCCAAACGCTACGAGGTTTCGCGGGAGGATCAGGATCGTTTCGCCGTGGAAAGCCACCGCAAAGCGTATGAGGCGATTCAATCCGGCAAGTTCCGGGATGAAATCGTTCCGCTCCACGTGACTCACCGCACGGTGGACGACAATGGAAAATTACAGGAACGCCAAGTGGTGTTCGACACTGACGAGGGGGTACGTCCCGATACTTCGCTGGAAACGCTGGCCAAGTTGAAACCGGTCTTCCGCGTCGACGGGACGGTGACGGCAGGCAACTCTTCGCAGACCAGTGACGGTGCCGCGGCCGTGCTGGTGATGTCGGCCGAGCGGGCGCAACAGTTGGGAATTCAACCGCTCGCCGTGTTCCGTTCCTTTGCCGTCGGCGGCGTCGACCCGGACGTGATGGGGATCGGCCCGGTCAAGGCGGTTCCGAAGGCGCTCAAATTGGCCGGCATCACGTTGGATGAGGTGGATTTGGTGGAGCTGAACGAGGCGTTCGCTTCCCAGTCCCTCGCCGTCATCCGTCAGCTGGAGTTGAACCCGGACATCGTCAACGTCAACGGGGGTGCAATCGCACTGGGACACCCACTCGGCTGTTCCGGAGCCAAACTGACCGTTACCCTGCTCAACGAATTGAAACGTCGCGGTCAAAAATACGGCGTGGTCACCATGTGTATTGGCGGCGGTATGGGCGCAGCCGGCGTATTTGAGATGGTACAGTGA
- a CDS encoding acyl-CoA dehydrogenase family protein, producing MSTDTVIKGGSFLIEQPAPTDVFTPEDLTEEHKMIAKTTEDFVKEQVWPVLEEIENHNFEHSVRLMKQAGELGLLGADVPEEYEGLGLDKISSTLITEKISLARSFGLTHGAHVGIGSLPIVFFGTEEQKKKYLPALASGEKIAAYALTEPGSGSDALGAKTTAKLSEDGKYYILNGEKQWITNSGFADVFVVYAKVDGEKFTAFIVERDFPGVSTGPEEKKMGIKGSSTRTLILEDAKVPVENLLGEVGKGHVIAFNILNIGRWKLAAGCLGSAKRAIEISVKYAKERKQFNTPIAQFPLIQEKLAQMATKTFALESMVYRTAGYFEDSLNRVESAAGADVAKAIAEYALECSINKVFGSETLDFVVDEGVQIHGGYGFMQEYEIENMYRDSRINRIFEGTNEINRLLIPATLLRKTMKGELPLLQAAQSLQEELLTMMPSLPEEEPAPLEEEAKLIDMSKKIFLMAAGLAVEKYQQKLEKEQEILRDTADIAIEIYAMESAWLRAKKALDKDGLDHAQAKVDMVTAYVYDAFGRIEKKARRILSAMEEGDVLRTQLSILKKLTRHEPINEVALNRRIAARVIEAEKYVV from the coding sequence ATGTCCACGGATACAGTGATCAAAGGCGGATCATTCCTGATCGAGCAACCTGCCCCGACCGACGTTTTTACCCCGGAAGATCTGACCGAAGAGCACAAAATGATCGCCAAAACCACGGAAGATTTCGTGAAAGAGCAAGTGTGGCCGGTGCTGGAGGAGATTGAAAACCACAACTTCGAGCATTCCGTCCGCTTGATGAAGCAAGCAGGTGAACTGGGACTCCTCGGTGCCGACGTGCCGGAAGAATATGAAGGTTTGGGGCTGGACAAGATCAGTTCCACACTGATCACGGAGAAAATCTCGCTTGCCCGTTCGTTCGGCCTGACCCATGGTGCGCACGTGGGGATCGGGAGTTTGCCGATCGTATTCTTCGGAACGGAAGAGCAGAAGAAAAAATACCTGCCCGCTCTCGCCTCGGGTGAGAAAATTGCGGCCTACGCACTGACCGAGCCGGGGTCCGGTTCCGATGCCCTGGGAGCCAAAACGACGGCCAAACTGAGCGAGGACGGGAAGTATTACATTCTCAACGGTGAAAAACAGTGGATCACCAACAGCGGTTTTGCTGACGTCTTTGTCGTGTACGCCAAGGTGGACGGCGAGAAGTTTACCGCATTTATCGTCGAGCGGGATTTTCCGGGTGTATCCACCGGACCGGAAGAGAAGAAAATGGGAATCAAAGGTTCTTCCACCCGGACGCTCATTCTCGAAGACGCGAAGGTCCCCGTGGAAAACCTGCTGGGCGAAGTGGGCAAAGGACACGTCATCGCCTTCAACATCTTGAACATCGGCCGTTGGAAACTGGCCGCGGGGTGCTTGGGTTCGGCCAAGCGGGCGATTGAGATTTCGGTCAAGTACGCCAAGGAGCGGAAACAGTTCAACACGCCGATCGCGCAATTTCCGCTCATTCAGGAAAAATTGGCGCAAATGGCGACCAAGACGTTTGCGCTGGAGAGCATGGTGTACCGTACGGCCGGTTATTTCGAAGACAGCTTGAACCGCGTCGAGAGCGCAGCGGGAGCGGATGTGGCCAAGGCCATCGCCGAATATGCTTTGGAATGCTCCATCAACAAGGTGTTCGGTTCGGAAACGTTGGATTTCGTCGTGGATGAGGGCGTGCAGATTCACGGTGGCTACGGGTTCATGCAGGAATACGAAATTGAAAACATGTATCGCGACTCGCGCATCAACCGGATCTTTGAAGGCACCAACGAGATCAACCGCCTGTTGATCCCGGCCACCTTGCTGCGGAAAACGATGAAGGGCGAGCTTCCGCTCCTGCAAGCCGCGCAATCCCTGCAGGAAGAATTGCTCACGATGATGCCCAGCCTGCCGGAAGAAGAACCGGCCCCGTTGGAAGAAGAAGCCAAACTGATCGACATGTCCAAGAAAATTTTCCTGATGGCCGCCGGTCTGGCCGTGGAGAAGTATCAACAAAAATTGGAAAAAGAACAGGAAATCCTGCGCGATACCGCGGATATCGCCATCGAAATTTATGCGATGGAATCCGCATGGCTCCGTGCCAAGAAAGCGCTGGATAAAGACGGATTGGATCATGCGCAAGCCAAAGTGGATATGGTAACGGCTTACGTTTACGATGCATTCGGTCGGATCGAGAAAAAAGCGCGCCGCATCCTGTCTGCGATGGAAGAAGGGGATGTCCTGCGTACCCAACTTTCGATTCTGAAGAAGTTGACCCGCCACGAACCGATCAATGAAGTGGCGTTGAATCGCCGTATTGCCGCACGAGTGATCGAAGCGGAAAAATACGTGGTGTGA
- a CDS encoding HupE/UreJ family protein, translating to MHIRCWRKMIPVIMFVLFWPVMAAAHPVYMASTYIKVKDREMTVTIHVDTVMLAKAVGIKGYLALDVPAAQWTIPVKEKVFTYVQTGWMVQINGRPAKPTEMELRSPDPGHADIQMRYVTARPIGHVEIDDQLFFEQAEGKHQNTVTIDHGGKQNRFLLTDNQRHFAFSPSDQMSIWPTVLRFVQMGVEHIWLGYDHLAFLFALLLTTRKGTDIIKIVTSFTVAHSITLGLAAMGIVAVPSRWIESFISLSIVYVAVENQWFHTKNISRRWIVAFYFGLVHGFGFAGALADADIPLDDLLVSLVSFNAGVEIGQLVIVGVLFPLLLWITRFRWHVWVVRGVSVLIGFLGLIWFVQRTFG from the coding sequence ATGCACATCCGTTGTTGGCGGAAGATGATTCCGGTGATCATGTTTGTTTTGTTTTGGCCGGTGATGGCCGCGGCCCATCCCGTCTACATGGCTTCCACATACATCAAGGTAAAGGACCGGGAAATGACGGTGACCATCCACGTCGATACCGTTATGTTGGCCAAAGCGGTGGGAATAAAAGGATATCTGGCGCTCGACGTGCCTGCGGCGCAATGGACGATCCCGGTCAAGGAAAAGGTGTTCACTTATGTGCAAACGGGTTGGATGGTTCAAATCAACGGCCGGCCGGCAAAACCGACGGAGATGGAACTCCGAAGTCCCGATCCCGGTCATGCGGATATCCAAATGCGCTATGTCACTGCCCGACCGATCGGACATGTGGAAATCGACGATCAATTGTTTTTTGAACAGGCCGAAGGAAAACATCAAAACACCGTAACGATCGACCATGGCGGAAAACAGAATCGGTTCCTGCTCACCGACAACCAGCGGCATTTTGCGTTCTCGCCAAGCGATCAGATGTCGATCTGGCCGACGGTCCTACGGTTCGTCCAGATGGGAGTCGAGCACATTTGGCTGGGATATGATCATCTCGCCTTTTTGTTTGCCTTGTTGTTGACGACAAGAAAAGGGACGGACATCATCAAAATCGTCACGTCCTTCACTGTGGCGCATTCGATCACTTTGGGTTTGGCGGCCATGGGTATTGTTGCCGTTCCCTCCCGATGGATCGAATCCTTCATTTCGCTGTCGATCGTCTATGTTGCGGTGGAAAACCAATGGTTCCACACGAAAAACATCTCCCGCAGGTGGATCGTCGCTTTCTATTTCGGTCTGGTTCACGGATTCGGTTTTGCCGGGGCGTTGGCTGACGCGGACATCCCCTTGGACGATTTGCTGGTTTCTCTGGTTTCGTTTAATGCAGGAGTGGAGATTGGACAGTTGGTCATTGTCGGTGTCCTGTTCCCGCTGCTCTTGTGGATCACCCGTTTTCGGTGGCATGTGTGGGTGGTCAGGGGAGTGTCCGTCCTGATCGGGTTCTTGGGACTCATCTGGTTTGTCCAACGGACGTTTGGATGA